A genomic segment from Rickettsia endosymbiont of Lasioglossum villosulum encodes:
- a CDS encoding nucleotidyltransferase domain-containing protein produces MNKDIQSYIFIKKLKSLPFIEEIWLFGSRARGDNNERSDIDLAIICPNITDQEWLKVVDIINDADTLLKIDCVRFDNTKISRELYENIIRNKKILYVKNKY; encoded by the coding sequence ATGAATAAAGATATACAATCCTACATATTTATCAAAAAGCTAAAATCTTTACCATTTATCGAAGAAATATGGCTTTTTGGTTCTCGTGCTAGAGGCGATAACAACGAGCGTTCCGATATTGATCTTGCTATCATTTGCCCTAATATTACAGATCAAGAATGGTTAAAAGTTGTAGATATTATAAATGATGCTGATACGCTTTTAAAAATAGATTGTGTCAGGTTCGATAACACGAAAATAAGCCGTGAGCTTTATGAAAATATAATAAGAAATAAAAAGATTTTATATGTTAAAAATAAATATTAA
- a CDS encoding HI0074 family nucleotidyltransferase substrate-binding subunit, whose translation MLKINIKLKTKLENFRKAFIALEAIYLKPITEDRAYIDATIQRFEFTFELAWKFLKEYFAQMGIVLNYPKEVIKEAYAVGIINDEDLWIHMLLDRNMTSHTYNKKLADEIYEHIKNYTPEFKKLLSIIDSVTL comes from the coding sequence ATGTTAAAAATAAATATTAAACTTAAAACAAAACTTGAAAACTTTCGTAAAGCTTTTATAGCACTTGAAGCTATTTATTTAAAACCAATCACAGAAGATCGTGCTTATATAGACGCAACAATTCAAAGATTTGAATTTACTTTTGAACTTGCTTGGAAATTTTTAAAAGAGTATTTTGCTCAAATGGGTATAGTTCTTAATTATCCCAAAGAAGTCATTAAAGAAGCTTACGCAGTGGGCATTATAAATGATGAAGATTTATGGATTCACATGCTTCTTGATCGTAATATGACCTCACACACCTATAATAAGAAGCTTGCTGATGAAATTTATGAACATATCAAAAATTATACTCCTGAATTTAAGAAGTTGCTAAGTATTATTGATTCAGTGACTTTATAA
- a CDS encoding Mrp/NBP35 family ATP-binding protein, producing the protein MADLHQNQIIDKLHNIAFKDGTFLKQVISNIIIKHNNVGFSIDISGIDKLEAEEIKNEAIKKLNEIVGIGKITIVFTESRIVEKKPQKPKHFVENVKKIILVASGKGGVGKSTISALIAQQLSLENYRVGIVDADIYGPSIPHIFGINEVPQTVNGRIIPVRAKNIEVISIGFFVKDYSAIIWRGPMASKTIYQLLSVTKWDSLDYLIIDMPPGTGDIHLSMLENYHLNGVVIVTTPQKMSEIDVVRSIDLYQKLNLPILGIIENMSDLFDGNSGSHLSQKYNIPLIAQIPVMSKIAYACDKSLPLTDLLTLPLKEYL; encoded by the coding sequence ATGGCTGATTTACACCAAAACCAAATTATCGATAAACTGCATAATATTGCTTTTAAAGACGGTACTTTTTTAAAACAAGTTATATCAAATATTATAATTAAACATAATAATGTTGGTTTTTCAATAGATATATCAGGCATTGACAAATTAGAAGCAGAAGAAATAAAGAATGAAGCAATTAAAAAGCTTAATGAAATAGTCGGCATAGGTAAAATAACTATTGTTTTTACTGAAAGTAGAATAGTGGAAAAAAAACCTCAAAAACCCAAACATTTTGTAGAGAATGTTAAAAAGATTATCCTAGTCGCTTCAGGTAAAGGAGGAGTCGGCAAATCTACTATTTCAGCTCTTATTGCTCAGCAATTAAGTTTAGAGAATTACCGAGTTGGCATAGTTGATGCTGATATTTATGGACCTTCAATTCCCCATATATTTGGTATTAATGAAGTGCCGCAAACAGTCAATGGGCGAATAATACCGGTAAGAGCAAAAAATATCGAAGTAATATCTATAGGCTTCTTCGTTAAAGATTATTCCGCAATTATTTGGCGTGGTCCTATGGCTAGTAAAACTATTTATCAATTATTATCAGTGACAAAATGGGATAGCCTTGATTATTTAATTATTGATATGCCACCAGGGACAGGGGACATTCATTTAAGTATGCTGGAGAATTATCATTTAAACGGCGTGGTAATCGTTACTACTCCGCAAAAAATGTCGGAAATAGATGTCGTACGCTCGATAGATTTATATCAAAAATTAAATTTACCGATACTCGGAATAATCGAGAATATGAGCGATTTATTTGATGGTAATAGTGGAAGTCATTTATCACAAAAATATAACATACCTTTAATAGCCCAAATTCCTGTTATGTCAAAAATAGCCTATGCTTGCGATAAATCACTCCCGCTTACCGACTTACTAACATTACCTTTAAAGGAATATTTATGA
- a CDS encoding RNA methyltransferase — MKPIIILVAPQMGENIGATARAMKNFGLDELRIITPRDGWPNEQARNNAVGAVNIIDDAKIYNSLEECIKDLEYLYATTCIKRAMNKDYVFSQNLTTDYPNSAKVGIMFGRENNGLSNEEISLANKIITINTTEFSSLNIAQAVIIVCYELFRNSASREDIYNIQKLATKEEIDHFLTNLFGKLDKAGFFKAPDKKHSMQQNITNIFMRINNLSTPEVQTLQGIIKSLNQ, encoded by the coding sequence ATGAAGCCTATAATAATATTAGTCGCACCGCAAATGGGTGAGAATATCGGTGCTACCGCAAGAGCCATGAAGAATTTTGGCTTAGATGAGCTTAGAATAATAACCCCAAGAGATGGTTGGCCAAACGAACAAGCCCGCAATAATGCAGTTGGAGCAGTAAATATTATAGATGATGCAAAAATTTATAATAGCTTAGAGGAATGTATTAAAGACCTCGAATATTTATATGCGACTACTTGCATCAAGCGAGCGATGAATAAAGATTATGTATTTTCACAAAATTTGACTACCGATTATCCGAATTCTGCAAAAGTCGGGATAATGTTTGGGCGGGAAAATAATGGGCTTAGTAATGAAGAAATATCGCTTGCCAATAAGATTATCACTATTAATACTACAGAATTTAGCTCGCTAAACATCGCACAAGCAGTTATTATTGTATGTTATGAATTATTTCGTAATTCTGCATCAAGAGAAGATATTTATAATATTCAAAAACTTGCTACTAAAGAAGAAATAGATCATTTCCTAACAAATTTATTCGGAAAATTAGACAAAGCCGGATTCTTTAAAGCCCCTGACAAGAAACACTCCATGCAGCAAAATATTACCAATATATTTATGCGTATCAATAACCTTTCCACCCCTGAAGTCCAAACTTTACAAGGTATTATAAAGTCACTGAATCAATAA